Proteins encoded by one window of Pseudomonadota bacterium:
- a CDS encoding SGNH/GDSL hydrolase family protein — protein MRKILKWILIFILPFLLFDFYKGICRYYANSSKNTPAPLNAIVYQFKNHYWHFPPDTFTNIINEEKHIFLVHSDKYGFRNNLIVESPTLLLLGDSFTCAVNTQDKDTYAQILTNEGLSVYNAGMDGTGTCHQAYILKDILDHIHPQIVVLNFYLGNDFHDNFFGPQLQTLKESLDSPLKKENLSSPTKNISDGKFKFFIIEHLRSIKDFIMSYSPSFKLIYDRIRPYFHEKTEMLYYDRSELKMFAYQEDKPDPDIQKSLENTEEALHIIQKIIDAYNKKNNAHVKLVVVGIPSKAQVIKSLREVSNFSTDEGAENYAKSLLPEINFDTPNRLLADICAKNNIPYFSLLPLFRENAGQELYYHFDLHWNWRGEKIAAQAVSKWLIELGLVRNRPS, from the coding sequence ATGAGAAAAATTTTAAAGTGGATCCTTATATTCATTCTCCCTTTTCTTCTTTTTGACTTTTATAAAGGAATTTGTCGATACTATGCTAATTCTTCAAAAAACACACCCGCCCCTTTAAATGCTATTGTCTATCAGTTTAAAAATCACTATTGGCATTTTCCACCCGATACTTTTACAAACATTATAAATGAAGAAAAACATATCTTTCTTGTCCATTCAGATAAATATGGATTTCGAAATAATCTTATTGTGGAGTCTCCAACTCTTCTTCTTTTAGGAGATAGTTTTACATGTGCTGTCAACACACAAGATAAAGATACATATGCTCAAATTCTTACAAACGAAGGCTTGAGTGTTTATAATGCAGGTATGGATGGAACAGGAACCTGCCATCAAGCTTATATTTTAAAAGATATTCTTGATCATATTCATCCCCAAATTGTTGTTTTAAATTTTTATCTTGGAAATGATTTCCATGACAATTTCTTTGGACCTCAACTTCAAACTTTAAAAGAAAGTTTAGACAGCCCTCTAAAAAAAGAAAATCTTTCTTCGCCCACAAAAAATATTTCAGATGGAAAATTTAAGTTTTTTATTATTGAGCATCTAAGATCCATTAAAGATTTTATCATGTCTTATTCACCTAGTTTTAAGCTTATTTATGACCGTATAAGACCCTATTTTCATGAGAAAACTGAAATGCTGTATTATGATCGCTCAGAGCTTAAAATGTTTGCATACCAAGAAGACAAGCCTGATCCTGATATTCAAAAATCTCTTGAAAATACGGAAGAAGCTCTTCATATTATTCAAAAAATTATTGATGCTTATAATAAAAAAAATAATGCCCATGTTAAATTAGTTGTAGTGGGAATTCCTTCTAAAGCTCAAGTTATAAAAAGTCTGCGTGAAGTAAGTAACTTTTCAACGGATGAAGGCGCGGAAAATTATGCAAAATCGCTTCTCCCTGAGATTAATTTTGATACCCCTAATCGCCTTCTTGCAGACATATGTGCAAAAAATAATATTCCTTATTTTTCTCTACTCCCTCTTTTCCGAGAAAATGCGGGACAGGAACTTTATTACCATTTTGATTTACATTGGAATTGGCGCGGTGAAAAAATTGCAGCCCAAGCTGTCTCCAAATGGCTAATTGAGCTTGGACTTGTTAGGAATCGCCCTTCTTAA
- a CDS encoding carbamoyltransferase has product MRVLGISGFYHDSAAVLVENEEIIAAAQEERFTRIKHDASFPHNAVEFCLQAAKIELSAVDYVVFYDKPFIKFERLFETYMDYAPRGFSSFRQAMPLWIKDKLFQKNNLLKHLKKFDPKFSASRLLFTEHHLAHAASAFYPSPFEEALILTMDGVGEWTTTSAAIGSHNEIKIFKEIHFPHSLGLLYSAFTYYTGFKVNSGEYKLMGLAPYGNPKYETHILENLIDLKEDGSFRLNMDYFDFCTELRMTNDQKFEALFGEPRRTPETPLRQFDMDLAASIQKVLETAVIRLATNLQKETGQQNLCLAGGVALNCVANGKLLKENIFKNIYIQPAAGDAGGALGAAFYGYYQIKNNKRHAHIDKMEGSYLGPQFDTENIISSLTSLGAHFEVLTDHELYETVTEDLIKENVIGWFQGKTEFGPRALGNRSIIADARSSKMQEKLNLKIKFRESFRPFAPAILAEDVSSYFDLHSSSPYMLIVSDVLKKHQTKLPENYESLFGIEKLNIPRSSIPAITHVDFSARIQTVHKHTNLRFYELLSKFKEKTGCSILVNTSFNIRGEPIVLTPNDAFRCFMGTDMDILVIGNCYLQKEKQNPLLKEDYKSQFHLD; this is encoded by the coding sequence ATGCGTGTGTTAGGGATTTCAGGATTTTATCACGATAGCGCAGCAGTTCTTGTTGAAAATGAAGAAATTATTGCTGCTGCACAAGAAGAGCGTTTTACACGCATAAAACATGATGCCTCTTTTCCTCATAATGCAGTTGAATTTTGTCTTCAAGCCGCAAAGATAGAATTAAGCGCTGTTGATTATGTTGTTTTTTATGATAAACCTTTTATTAAATTTGAACGCCTTTTTGAAACATATATGGACTATGCGCCACGCGGATTTTCTTCTTTTAGACAAGCCATGCCCCTTTGGATTAAAGATAAGCTTTTTCAAAAAAATAACCTTTTGAAACATCTCAAAAAATTTGATCCTAAATTTAGCGCGTCACGTCTTCTTTTTACAGAACATCATTTGGCCCATGCTGCGAGTGCTTTTTACCCCTCTCCTTTTGAAGAGGCTCTTATTCTCACCATGGATGGTGTTGGTGAATGGACTACAACAAGTGCAGCTATAGGTTCTCATAATGAGATAAAAATTTTTAAAGAAATTCATTTCCCCCACTCCCTTGGTCTCCTTTATTCCGCCTTTACATATTATACAGGCTTCAAGGTCAACTCTGGAGAATATAAACTTATGGGGCTCGCTCCTTATGGGAATCCTAAATATGAAACGCATATCCTTGAGAATCTCATTGATCTTAAAGAGGATGGCAGCTTCCGTTTAAATATGGATTACTTTGATTTTTGTACAGAACTTCGTATGACAAATGATCAAAAATTTGAAGCTTTATTTGGTGAGCCACGCCGCACACCAGAAACACCCCTTAGGCAATTTGATATGGATTTAGCAGCTTCTATTCAAAAAGTTCTTGAAACAGCTGTGATCAGGCTTGCAACAAATCTTCAAAAAGAAACTGGTCAGCAAAATCTTTGCCTTGCAGGAGGTGTTGCTCTTAATTGCGTTGCAAACGGAAAGCTTCTTAAAGAAAACATCTTTAAAAATATTTACATTCAACCTGCGGCAGGAGATGCTGGAGGAGCTTTGGGTGCTGCTTTCTATGGATATTATCAAATCAAAAACAATAAACGGCATGCACATATCGATAAAATGGAAGGAAGCTACCTGGGTCCTCAATTTGACACTGAAAACATTATTTCTTCTCTCACCTCTTTAGGTGCACATTTTGAAGTGCTGACAGATCATGAACTATATGAAACGGTAACCGAAGATTTAATTAAAGAAAATGTTATTGGATGGTTCCAAGGAAAAACAGAATTTGGACCGCGTGCCCTTGGCAATAGATCCATCATTGCAGATGCCCGTTCTTCTAAGATGCAAGAAAAATTGAATCTCAAAATTAAATTTAGAGAATCTTTCCGACCCTTTGCACCAGCTATCTTAGCCGAAGATGTAAGTTCTTATTTTGATCTTCATTCTTCTTCTCCTTATATGCTTATTGTATCGGACGTTTTAAAGAAACATCAAACAAAGTTGCCTGAAAATTATGAATCTCTCTTTGGTATTGAGAAATTAAATATCCCCCGTTCTTCCATTCCAGCCATTACCCATGTTGATTTCTCAGCTCGCATTCAAACAGTTCATAAACACACAAATTTGAGATTTTATGAACTTCTTTCAAAATTTAAAGAAAAAACAGGATGCAGTATTCTCGTTAATACAAGCTTCAATATAAGAGGAGAACCTATCGTTCTAACACCTAACGATGCCTTTCGGTGTTTCATGGGAACGGATATGGATATTCTTGTCATAGGAAATTGTTATCTTCAAAAAGAGAAACAAAATCCTCTTTTGAAAGAAGATTATAAATCGCAATTCCATTTAGATTAA